A region of Streptomyces paludis DNA encodes the following proteins:
- the truB gene encoding tRNA pseudouridine(55) synthase TruB produces the protein MTQQNTTPDGLVIVDKPSGFTSHDVVAKMRGIARTRRVGHAGTLDPMATGVLVLGVERATKLLGHLALTEKEYLGTIRLGQNTVTDDAEGEITSATDASAVKREAIDTGIAALTGPIMQVPSKVSAIKIDGKRSYARVRGGEEFEIPARPVTVSSFRLYDVRAAVAEDGTPVLDLVVSVVCSSGTYIRALARDLGAGLGVGGHLTALRRTRVGPYALDAARTLDQLQEELTVMPVADAAAAAFARWDVDDKRAKLLVNGVRLDMPAFPTSPVAAFDPEGRFVALVEEQRGKAKSLAVFA, from the coding sequence ATGACTCAGCAGAACACGACGCCCGACGGGCTTGTCATCGTCGACAAGCCGTCGGGCTTCACTTCGCACGACGTCGTCGCCAAGATGCGCGGGATCGCCAGAACCCGGCGCGTCGGCCACGCCGGCACCCTCGACCCCATGGCGACGGGCGTTCTCGTCCTCGGCGTGGAGCGGGCCACGAAACTCCTCGGCCACCTCGCGCTGACCGAGAAGGAGTACCTCGGCACGATCCGGCTCGGCCAGAACACCGTCACGGACGACGCCGAGGGGGAGATCACCTCCGCCACCGACGCCTCCGCCGTCAAGCGCGAAGCCATCGACACCGGGATCGCGGCGCTGACCGGCCCGATCATGCAGGTGCCGTCCAAGGTCAGCGCCATCAAGATCGACGGAAAGCGCTCGTACGCGCGGGTCCGCGGCGGCGAGGAGTTCGAGATCCCGGCCCGCCCGGTCACCGTCTCGTCCTTCCGGCTGTACGACGTCCGCGCGGCCGTCGCCGAGGACGGCACCCCCGTCCTCGACCTGGTCGTCTCCGTCGTCTGCTCGTCCGGCACCTATATCCGCGCCCTCGCCCGCGACCTGGGCGCCGGCCTCGGCGTCGGCGGCCATCTCACGGCGCTGCGCAGGACCCGGGTGGGCCCGTACGCGCTGGACGCCGCGCGGACGCTCGACCAGCTCCAGGAGGAGCTGACCGTCATGCCCGTCGCCGACGCCGCCGCGGCGGCGTTCGCCCGCTGGGACGTCGATGACAAGCGGGCAAAGCTGCTGGTCAACGGCGTACGGCTGGATATGCCGGCCTTCCCCACCAGCCCCGTCGCCGCGTTCGACCCCGAGGGGCGCTTTGTCGCGCTCGTCGAGGAGCAGCGCGGCAAGGCCAAGAGCCTCGCGGTCTTCGCCTGA
- the rbfA gene encoding 30S ribosome-binding factor RbfA — MTDNARARKLADRIQVVVAETLDRRIKDPRLGFVTITDARVTGDLREATVFYTVYGDDEERAASAAALESAKGVLRSEVGRQTGVRHTPSLAFVPDALPDNARTIEDLLDKARAKDAEVRDVSTGKSYAAGADPYRKDDDPDSDDDPATDGGPGTDGPGTGRTDGAAAE; from the coding sequence GTGACCGACAACGCGCGGGCCCGCAAGCTGGCCGATCGCATCCAGGTCGTGGTCGCGGAGACCCTGGACCGGCGTATCAAGGACCCGCGACTCGGCTTCGTGACCATCACGGACGCCCGCGTCACCGGCGATCTGCGGGAGGCCACGGTCTTCTACACGGTCTACGGCGACGACGAGGAGCGCGCGGCCTCCGCCGCCGCCCTGGAGAGCGCCAAGGGCGTGCTGCGCTCCGAGGTGGGCCGCCAGACCGGCGTCCGCCACACCCCGAGCCTGGCGTTCGTACCCGACGCCCTCCCGGACAACGCCCGCACCATCGAGGACCTCCTCGACAAGGCGCGCGCCAAGGACGCGGAGGTACGGGACGTGTCCACCGGGAAGTCCTACGCGGCCGGGGCCGACCCGTACCGCAAGGACGACGACCCGGACTCCGACGACGACCCCGCCACGGACGGCGGCCCGGGCACCGACGGCCCGGGCACCGGCCGCACGGACGGTGCCGCCGCGGAATGA
- a CDS encoding ABC transporter permease, producing MGGAAVSLFAVLVTSFFLFRIVPGDPVRAMTHGVPTSPEQMATLRRQFGLDLPLWRQFTEYCAKALTGDLGTSYQFHAPVGELIAEKLPATLLLTGVAVVIYSALGLWLGTRAAWRSGGLGDRLSTGLALTLWSVPAFWLGLLLIIFFSVGIGPVPGLFPTGGMESGDSSGFGYVLDVAHHLVLPVITLVAVGYAQTLLVMRSSLLDEMGADYLTTARAKGLRDALVRRRHAVPNALLPTVTMVFINLGHVAAGSILVETVFSWPGLGGLFYQALSVPDLPLVQGLFVVFAGAMILMNLLADLLHPLLDPRVGR from the coding sequence ATGGGCGGCGCGGCCGTCTCGCTCTTCGCCGTCCTCGTCACGAGCTTCTTCCTCTTCCGGATCGTCCCGGGCGACCCGGTCCGCGCCATGACCCACGGTGTCCCGACCTCGCCGGAGCAGATGGCCACCCTGCGCCGGCAGTTCGGGCTGGACCTGCCGCTGTGGCGGCAGTTCACGGAGTACTGCGCCAAGGCGCTGACCGGCGACCTGGGTACGTCGTACCAGTTCCACGCGCCGGTCGGTGAGCTGATCGCGGAGAAGCTGCCGGCGACCCTGCTGCTCACGGGGGTCGCCGTGGTGATCTACTCGGCGCTCGGCCTCTGGCTCGGCACCCGCGCCGCCTGGCGGAGCGGCGGCCTGGGCGACCGGCTCAGCACCGGTCTGGCGCTGACGCTGTGGTCCGTGCCCGCCTTCTGGCTCGGTCTGCTGCTGATCATCTTCTTCTCGGTGGGCATCGGTCCCGTCCCCGGTCTGTTCCCCACCGGTGGGATGGAGTCGGGCGACTCGTCGGGCTTCGGGTACGTCCTCGACGTCGCCCACCATCTGGTGCTGCCCGTGATCACGCTGGTCGCGGTCGGCTACGCGCAGACGCTGCTGGTCATGCGGTCGTCCCTGCTGGACGAGATGGGCGCCGACTATCTGACGACGGCGCGGGCGAAGGGGCTGCGGGACGCGCTGGTACGCCGCCGGCACGCCGTGCCGAACGCGTTGCTGCCCACCGTCACCATGGTCTTCATCAATCTGGGCCATGTGGCGGCCGGTTCCATCCTGGTCGAGACGGTGTTCTCCTGGCCGGGCCTCGGCGGGCTGTTCTACCAGGCGCTGAGCGTGCCCGATCTGCCCCTCGTCCAGGGGCTGTTCGTCGTCTTCGCCGGAGCGATGATCCTGATGAACCTCCTTGCCGACCTGCTCCATCCGCTGCTCGATCCCCGGGTGGGCCGATGA
- a CDS encoding DUF503 domain-containing protein — protein MYVGTLSFDLLLGDVRSLKEKRSVVRPIVAELHRKFAVSVAETGGQDLHRRAEIGLAVVSGDWEHLTDVLDRCERMVAGRPEVELLSVRRRLHSDED, from the coding sequence ATGTATGTGGGGACTCTGTCCTTCGATCTGCTCCTCGGCGACGTACGGTCGTTGAAGGAGAAACGCTCTGTCGTCCGGCCGATCGTCGCCGAGCTGCACCGGAAGTTCGCGGTGAGCGTGGCGGAGACCGGCGGCCAGGACCTCCACCGCAGGGCCGAGATCGGCCTGGCCGTGGTGTCCGGCGACTGGGAACACCTCACGGACGTGCTCGACCGCTGCGAGCGCATGGTCGCCGGCCGGCCCGAGGTGGAGCTGCTGTCGGTACGGCGGCGGCTGCACAGCGACGAGGACTGA
- a CDS encoding ABC transporter substrate-binding protein, translated as MVGKTLPHTPHLRRLRLFLASAAAAGALVVGSVLPLGPLFPAPQARADDGRRVLTVAVSQSIDSLSPFLAQRLTSTSIHRLAYEYLTNYDPKDAHPVPGFATSWQPSADKLTWTYTIRADSTWSDGRPATAEDAAWTFNKMMTDPDAAVANGSFTANFAKVTAPDPRTLIIELKKPQATMVALDVPIVPKHVWEKVGDFSTFNNDKTFPIVGNGPFVITDYKVDQYVKLKPNKGFWRGAPKFDELVFKYYKDGDAAVAALQKGEVSFAPNLTPAQAAALGSVENIKVNDAPGRRFHALAVNPGARAKDGTAFGNGAVALRDPAVRRALFQAVDREAVVDKVFQGHAVEGQGYIPPRFAPYFWQPSAGQKVGYDPTAAARTLDRAGYGTDGAGRRVGKDGKPLGFRILCHATDPNDKAIGKYLQEWWGKLGIGLKIECLDNVSDPWQAGDYDLAFDGWSVNPDPDYVLSIHTCDSLPATPKDSGSTDNFICDKRYDALYARQTAEYDPAKRAELVKQIQSRLYDTGYMNVMAYPNAVEAYRTDHIKSITTMPEAAGNLWGQDGYWSWWSAVPADRETSGGPGGSGGSAATGVLIGAGVVVVAAAAAGVLVLRRRRTTAEDRE; from the coding sequence ATGGTCGGAAAAACCCTCCCCCACACCCCCCACCTCCGCCGGCTGCGGCTATTCCTGGCATCGGCTGCCGCGGCCGGCGCGCTCGTGGTCGGTTCCGTACTCCCGCTCGGTCCGCTGTTCCCGGCCCCGCAGGCACGGGCGGACGACGGCAGACGGGTGCTGACCGTCGCGGTCAGCCAGAGCATCGACTCGCTCAGCCCCTTCCTCGCACAGCGGCTGACCAGCACCAGCATTCACCGGCTGGCGTACGAGTACCTGACGAACTACGACCCCAAGGACGCGCACCCCGTCCCGGGCTTCGCTACCTCCTGGCAGCCGTCGGCGGACAAGCTCACCTGGACGTACACGATCCGCGCGGACTCGACGTGGTCCGACGGCCGGCCGGCGACCGCCGAGGACGCCGCCTGGACGTTCAACAAGATGATGACGGACCCCGACGCGGCCGTCGCCAACGGCAGTTTCACCGCGAACTTCGCGAAGGTCACGGCGCCCGATCCGAGGACGCTGATCATCGAGCTGAAGAAGCCGCAGGCGACGATGGTCGCGCTCGACGTGCCGATCGTGCCGAAGCACGTGTGGGAGAAGGTCGGTGACTTCTCCACCTTCAACAACGACAAGACCTTCCCGATCGTCGGCAACGGCCCGTTCGTCATCACGGACTACAAGGTCGATCAGTACGTCAAGCTCAAGCCGAACAAGGGGTTCTGGCGCGGCGCGCCCAAGTTCGACGAGCTGGTGTTCAAGTACTACAAGGACGGGGACGCGGCCGTCGCGGCGCTCCAGAAGGGCGAGGTGTCCTTCGCCCCGAACCTCACCCCGGCCCAGGCCGCCGCGCTGGGCAGCGTCGAGAACATCAAGGTCAACGACGCGCCCGGCCGGCGCTTCCACGCCCTCGCGGTCAACCCCGGCGCCCGGGCGAAGGACGGCACGGCGTTCGGCAACGGCGCGGTGGCGCTGCGCGATCCGGCGGTGCGCAGGGCGCTCTTCCAGGCCGTCGACCGCGAGGCCGTCGTCGACAAGGTGTTCCAGGGCCACGCCGTGGAGGGCCAGGGGTACATCCCGCCGCGCTTCGCGCCGTACTTCTGGCAGCCCTCGGCCGGTCAGAAGGTCGGGTACGACCCGACGGCGGCGGCCCGGACGCTCGACCGGGCCGGCTACGGGACGGACGGCGCGGGCAGGCGTGTCGGCAAGGACGGCAAGCCGCTCGGCTTCCGGATCCTCTGCCATGCCACCGACCCGAACGACAAGGCGATCGGCAAGTACCTCCAGGAGTGGTGGGGGAAGCTCGGTATCGGGCTGAAGATCGAGTGCCTCGACAATGTCTCCGACCCGTGGCAGGCCGGTGACTACGATCTGGCCTTCGACGGCTGGTCAGTCAACCCGGATCCCGACTACGTCCTCTCCATTCATACGTGCGATTCCCTCCCCGCCACGCCGAAGGACAGCGGCTCCACCGACAACTTCATCTGCGACAAGCGCTATGACGCGCTGTACGCGCGGCAGACGGCCGAGTACGACCCGGCGAAACGGGCAGAACTGGTCAAGCAGATCCAGTCGCGGCTCTACGACACGGGGTACATGAACGTCATGGCCTACCCGAACGCCGTCGAGGCGTACCGCACCGACCACATCAAGTCGATCACGACGATGCCGGAGGCCGCCGGCAATCTCTGGGGCCAGGACGGCTACTGGAGCTGGTGGTCGGCGGTCCCCGCCGACCGGGAGACGAGCGGTGGCCCGGGCGGCTCCGGCGGCTCCGCCGCCACCGGTGTGCTGATCGGGGCCGGGGTGGTCGTGGTGGCCGCCGCCGCTGCCGGGGTTCTCGTCCTGAGGCGCCGCCGTACCACCGCCGAAGACCGTGAGTAG
- a CDS encoding ABC transporter ATP-binding protein, producing the protein MNALEIKNLHVTYGSGPGAVPAVRGVGLTVEPGRKLGLAGESGCGKSTLALALLRLLPPTATLSGEILLAGEDVLTMKWGRLRAVRWAGASIVFQSAMHSLNPVHRIGDQIAEPVLLHRRTTPAAARARAGALLEQVGLPAARAGAYPHELSGGQRQRVMIAMALACDPRLIVADEPTTALDVMTQAQILRLIERLVADQDISLLMISHDLAVLADTCDRLAVMYAGRVVEEGPARAVYDTALHPYGHALSAAFPRVGDPASRRAPRGLPGDPPDPSALPGGCTFHPRCPVTLDRCATDDPELRDAAPGRRAACVRIAPAVPS; encoded by the coding sequence GTGAACGCGCTGGAGATCAAGAACCTTCATGTGACGTACGGTTCGGGCCCCGGCGCCGTCCCCGCCGTACGCGGCGTCGGCCTGACCGTCGAGCCGGGCCGCAAGCTGGGACTCGCCGGGGAGTCCGGCTGCGGCAAGTCCACCCTGGCCCTCGCCCTGCTCCGGCTGCTGCCGCCCACCGCCACGCTCTCCGGGGAGATCCTGCTCGCCGGCGAGGACGTCCTCACCATGAAATGGGGCCGGCTCCGCGCCGTACGGTGGGCGGGCGCCTCGATCGTCTTCCAGAGCGCGATGCACTCGCTCAACCCGGTCCACCGGATCGGCGACCAGATCGCCGAACCCGTCCTCCTCCACCGGCGCACCACCCCGGCCGCCGCCCGCGCCCGCGCCGGCGCGCTCCTGGAGCAGGTCGGCCTCCCCGCGGCCCGCGCCGGCGCCTACCCGCACGAACTCTCCGGCGGCCAGCGCCAGCGCGTGATGATCGCCATGGCGCTCGCCTGCGACCCCCGGCTGATCGTCGCGGACGAGCCGACCACCGCGCTCGACGTCATGACCCAGGCGCAGATCCTGCGGCTCATCGAACGCCTGGTCGCGGACCAGGACATCAGCCTGCTCATGATCAGCCACGATCTCGCGGTCCTCGCCGACACCTGCGACCGGCTCGCCGTCATGTACGCGGGCCGCGTCGTCGAGGAGGGACCGGCGCGCGCCGTGTACGACACCGCGCTCCATCCGTACGGCCACGCGCTCTCCGCCGCCTTCCCGCGCGTCGGCGACCCCGCCTCGCGGCGCGCCCCCCGCGGGCTGCCCGGCGACCCGCCCGACCCGTCGGCGCTGCCGGGCGGCTGTACGTTCCACCCGCGCTGCCCGGTCACGCTCGACCGCTGCGCCACCGACGACCCGGAGCTGCGGGACGCGGCCCCGGGCCGGCGCGCGGCCTGCGTCCGGATCGCCCCGGCGGTGCCGTCATGA
- a CDS encoding bifunctional riboflavin kinase/FAD synthetase: MQRWRGLEDIPQDWGRSVVTIGSYDGVHRGHQLIIGRAVERARELGVLSVVVTFDPHPSEVVRPGSHPPLLAPHHRRAELMAELGVDALLILPFTLAFSKLSPADFIVKVLVDKLHARAVIEGPNFRFGHRAAGNVAVLADLGPTYEYEVEVVDLSLSGAAGGGEPFSSTLTRRLVAEGDVAGAAEILGRPHRVEGVVVRGAQRGRELGFPTANVETLPHTAIPADGVYAGWLTADGERMPAAISVGTNPQFDGVDRTVEAYAIDRVGLDLYGLHVTVDFLTYVRGQRKFESIEALLEAMAADVKQARELTA; the protein is encoded by the coding sequence GTGCAGCGCTGGCGTGGCTTGGAGGACATCCCCCAGGACTGGGGGCGCAGCGTCGTCACCATCGGCTCGTACGACGGGGTGCACCGCGGACACCAGCTGATCATCGGCCGGGCCGTTGAACGCGCCCGTGAGCTGGGCGTTCTCTCGGTCGTCGTGACCTTCGACCCGCACCCCAGCGAGGTCGTCCGCCCCGGCAGCCACCCGCCCCTGCTCGCCCCCCACCACCGGCGCGCCGAACTGATGGCCGAGCTGGGCGTGGACGCGCTGCTGATCCTGCCGTTCACCCTCGCCTTCTCGAAGCTCTCGCCCGCCGACTTCATCGTCAAGGTCCTTGTCGACAAGCTGCACGCGCGCGCCGTCATCGAGGGCCCCAACTTCCGCTTCGGCCACCGGGCGGCGGGCAATGTCGCCGTCCTCGCCGACCTCGGCCCGACCTACGAATACGAGGTGGAGGTCGTCGATCTCTCCCTCAGCGGAGCGGCGGGCGGCGGCGAGCCCTTCTCGTCCACCCTCACCCGCCGACTGGTCGCCGAGGGCGATGTCGCGGGCGCGGCGGAGATCCTCGGCCGCCCGCACCGCGTCGAGGGCGTGGTCGTACGCGGCGCCCAGCGCGGCCGTGAGCTGGGCTTCCCCACGGCCAACGTCGAAACCCTCCCGCACACCGCGATCCCCGCGGACGGCGTCTACGCGGGCTGGCTCACCGCCGACGGCGAGCGCATGCCCGCGGCCATCTCCGTCGGCACGAACCCGCAGTTCGACGGCGTGGACCGGACGGTGGAGGCGTACGCGATCGACCGGGTGGGGCTGGACCTCTACGGGCTGCACGTGACCGTGGACTTTCTGACGTACGTACGCGGGCAGCGGAAGTTCGAGTCGATCGAGGCGCTGCTGGAAGCGATGGCGGCGGACGTGAAGCAGGCGCGGGAGTTGACGGCGTAG
- a CDS encoding SCO5717 family growth-regulating ATPase, whose product MNGERDEIRGGWNRPAADDQSDVEPEMTGEFTIDYTPPAWYTQNAPGDTSGGGASAAPPPSPAPAQMPPPPDGAPVAVPGLPAGRGYEPNWAPNQQPPAAPAPQPQRPQPQQAQLQQQPQVPAQAPVPAQAAPASAPVPVAQGAPAAAPVPVPTAPPAAQHFADGGADVESGATMRFSPAALKREFAEMDAAKKAAEDAASEPATPAETAAAADGQTDLPEPEAKTGPEAIAENENAAVNVDAAPAPDVPEAASAAEAGVTEAAPTAVREEGGPEEEPPAPTATADAPEPSDAQPADAEASPGEAATGDTPPVDAAPVDSVPADSVPADAVPADAAPAAPEDAAPTDAVPTDATPVDAVTDAVPQDAPPAAPEAVLPWAPPPNAQPAPGLPPLPPAFQPAAPQQLAPQPPAAQQPVAQPAPQPQAAAPAPYGWPPQNQPQQDGYGFPHQRQGQPPAPQAAQAPAPAPAPQTPQAAPQPQQLAAPPAGYGFPPPQGPGHPSPYPAAPQPQPQAAAQGGYGFPLQAPAAGPGAPYFPAQQGPYAPQPPQPTQNPQPPQNAPSPQSPQPSQPPQFHQPQPPQQPQPAPGPPPADPRAGAGWPSAVSHDHRERSVPGAPLGYTAAVELSSDRLLRNNKPKAKSSRPSTGGSRFRIGGRAAEAERQRKLDLIRTPVLSCYRIAVISLKGGVGKTTTTTALGSTLATERQDKILAIDANPDAGTLGRRVRRETGATIRDLVQAIPHLHSYMDIRRFTSQASSGLEIIANDVDPAVSTAFSDEDYRRAIDVLGKQYPIILTDSGTGLLYSAMRGVLDLADQLIIISTPSVDGASSASTTLDWLSAHGYAELVQRSLTVISGVRETGKMIKVDDIVQHFETRCRGVVVVPFDEHLAAGAEVDLDMMRPKTREAYFHLSALVAEDFVRAQQAQGLWTADGNPPPHLAPPMPGQPMPGQPMPGQPYQPQQYPNPQQQPPAYPYPYPPQHPQQPQQQHYGQQPGPQQGWQQPPPQPTQQAQPPQGPPPAQAQPGAPGPVPPPGAWPPPQSPPVPPAPQQ is encoded by the coding sequence GTGAACGGCGAGCGGGACGAGATCCGGGGAGGCTGGAACAGGCCCGCCGCGGACGATCAGTCCGACGTGGAGCCCGAGATGACGGGTGAGTTCACCATCGACTACACCCCGCCCGCCTGGTACACGCAGAACGCGCCGGGCGACACGTCCGGTGGCGGCGCGTCGGCCGCGCCACCGCCCTCGCCCGCCCCCGCCCAGATGCCGCCGCCGCCCGACGGCGCGCCGGTCGCCGTGCCGGGACTGCCCGCGGGACGTGGTTACGAGCCGAACTGGGCGCCGAACCAGCAGCCCCCGGCGGCGCCCGCGCCCCAGCCGCAGCGCCCCCAGCCCCAGCAGGCCCAGCTACAGCAGCAGCCCCAGGTGCCGGCGCAGGCTCCGGTGCCGGCTCAGGCCGCGCCGGCCTCGGCTCCGGTGCCGGTCGCACAGGGCGCTCCGGCGGCGGCGCCCGTACCCGTACCCACGGCACCGCCCGCGGCGCAGCACTTCGCCGACGGGGGCGCCGATGTGGAGAGCGGGGCGACCATGCGGTTCTCCCCGGCCGCGCTCAAGCGCGAGTTCGCGGAGATGGACGCCGCGAAAAAGGCGGCGGAGGACGCCGCCTCCGAGCCCGCCACGCCCGCCGAGACGGCCGCGGCGGCTGACGGACAGACCGACCTTCCCGAGCCCGAGGCCAAGACCGGGCCCGAGGCCATCGCCGAGAACGAGAACGCGGCCGTGAACGTGGACGCGGCCCCCGCGCCGGACGTCCCGGAGGCCGCATCCGCGGCCGAGGCCGGCGTAACGGAGGCGGCTCCGACGGCTGTACGGGAGGAGGGCGGGCCCGAGGAGGAGCCCCCGGCCCCCACCGCGACCGCTGACGCCCCCGAACCCTCCGACGCCCAGCCCGCTGACGCGGAGGCCTCTCCCGGGGAGGCCGCCACCGGCGACACCCCGCCCGTCGATGCCGCACCGGTGGATTCCGTACCCGCCGATTCCGTACCGGCCGACGCCGTTCCCGCCGACGCGGCCCCCGCGGCACCCGAAGACGCCGCGCCCACCGATGCCGTACCCACCGACGCGACGCCCGTGGACGCCGTCACGGACGCCGTGCCTCAGGACGCTCCCCCTGCCGCCCCGGAGGCGGTGCTCCCCTGGGCCCCGCCGCCGAACGCGCAGCCCGCCCCGGGCCTGCCCCCGCTGCCGCCCGCGTTCCAGCCGGCCGCGCCGCAGCAGCTCGCGCCGCAGCCGCCCGCGGCACAGCAGCCCGTGGCACAGCCGGCGCCGCAGCCGCAGGCCGCCGCACCGGCCCCGTACGGGTGGCCGCCCCAGAACCAGCCGCAGCAGGACGGTTACGGCTTCCCCCACCAGCGGCAGGGACAGCCCCCCGCTCCGCAGGCCGCACAGGCCCCGGCCCCGGCCCCGGCCCCACAGACCCCGCAAGCGGCGCCGCAGCCTCAGCAACTCGCCGCGCCGCCCGCCGGTTACGGCTTCCCGCCTCCGCAGGGGCCGGGCCACCCGAGCCCGTATCCGGCCGCGCCGCAGCCGCAGCCGCAGGCCGCCGCTCAGGGCGGTTACGGCTTCCCGCTCCAGGCACCCGCCGCCGGGCCCGGAGCGCCGTACTTCCCCGCGCAGCAAGGGCCGTACGCACCTCAGCCCCCTCAGCCCACTCAGAACCCGCAGCCCCCTCAGAACGCACCGAGTCCGCAGAGCCCGCAGCCCTCGCAGCCGCCCCAGTTCCATCAGCCGCAACCGCCCCAGCAGCCGCAGCCCGCACCCGGGCCGCCGCCCGCCGACCCCCGCGCCGGAGCGGGCTGGCCGTCGGCCGTCTCGCACGACCACCGCGAGCGTTCCGTGCCGGGCGCCCCGCTCGGCTACACGGCGGCCGTCGAGCTGTCCTCGGACCGGCTGCTCCGCAACAACAAGCCGAAGGCCAAGAGCAGCCGTCCCTCGACGGGCGGTTCGCGCTTCCGGATCGGCGGCAGGGCGGCCGAGGCCGAGCGTCAGCGCAAGCTCGACCTGATCCGCACCCCGGTCCTCTCCTGCTACCGGATCGCGGTCATCAGCCTCAAGGGCGGGGTCGGCAAGACCACGACGACCACCGCGCTGGGCTCGACCCTGGCCACCGAGCGGCAGGACAAGATCCTGGCGATCGACGCCAACCCGGACGCCGGTACGCTCGGCCGCCGCGTCCGGCGCGAGACCGGTGCGACGATCCGGGACCTGGTCCAGGCGATCCCGCATCTGCACAGCTACATGGACATCCGCCGGTTCACCTCTCAGGCGTCCTCCGGGCTGGAGATCATCGCCAACGACGTGGACCCGGCCGTCTCGACCGCGTTCAGCGACGAGGACTACCGGCGCGCCATCGATGTGCTGGGCAAGCAGTATCCGATCATCCTCACGGACTCGGGTACCGGTCTGCTCTACAGTGCGATGCGCGGGGTGCTGGACCTCGCCGATCAGCTGATCATCATCTCGACACCCTCCGTGGACGGCGCGAGCAGCGCGTCGACCACGCTCGACTGGCTCTCCGCGCACGGGTACGCCGAGCTGGTGCAGCGCTCGCTCACGGTCATCTCCGGGGTCCGCGAGACCGGCAAGATGATCAAGGTCGACGACATCGTGCAGCACTTCGAGACACGCTGCCGCGGGGTGGTCGTCGTGCCGTTCGACGAGCATCTGGCGGCGGGTGCCGAGGTGGACCTCGACATGATGCGGCCCAAGACGCGCGAGGCGTACTTCCATCTCTCCGCCCTGGTCGCGGAGGACTTCGTACGGGCGCAGCAGGCGCAGGGGCTGTGGACCGCGGACGGCAATCCGCCGCCGCACCTCGCGCCGCCGATGCCCGGCCAGCCGATGCCGGGCCAGCCCATGCCGGGCCAGCCCTACCAGCCCCAGCAGTACCCGAATCCCCAGCAGCAGCCCCCGGCCTACCCGTACCCGTACCCGCCACAGCACCCGCAGCAGCCGCAGCAACAGCACTACGGCCAGCAGCCCGGCCCCCAGCAGGGATGGCAGCAGCCCCCGCCACAGCCCACGCAGCAGGCGCAGCCCCCGCAGGGACCGCCCCCCGCCCAGGCGCAGCCGGGTGCGCCGGGGCCCGTGCCGCCGCCCGGCGCATGGCCTCCGCCGCAGTCCCCACCCGTACCGCCAGCGCCTCAGCAGTAG
- a CDS encoding ABC transporter permease, whose protein sequence is MNPENTAPEPAEAPPTGAGPAAAGLTAAALARARRRASLVRFWQRYRDRRGGLIGLAGLSLLAIVALCAPLIVGAGVQRVTDAPGTALEPPSARFPLGTDQFGRPLLSLLIWGSRISLTVGLLAAALSVAIGTLVGVLAGHYGGWFATVVMRVTDWFLVMPTLVLAIVLATVMSRSIWTVILAIGVTSWPTTARLVRAQTIAVESRPYIERARALGGGHRHIMTRHVLPNVLPLVLAQTTLGISAAILTEATLAFLGLGDPVVVSWGGMLQDAREAGAVSSGHWWYLAPPGLAIACVALAFTLCGRAVESVLNPRRVVSR, encoded by the coding sequence ATGAATCCGGAGAACACCGCACCGGAGCCCGCCGAAGCGCCGCCCACTGGCGCCGGGCCCGCCGCCGCCGGGCTCACCGCCGCCGCGCTCGCGCGCGCCCGCCGCCGTGCGTCGCTGGTCCGCTTCTGGCAGCGCTACCGGGACCGTCGCGGCGGGCTCATCGGGCTCGCCGGGCTCTCGCTCCTCGCGATCGTCGCCCTGTGCGCACCGCTGATCGTCGGCGCCGGCGTGCAGCGCGTGACCGACGCGCCCGGCACCGCGCTGGAGCCGCCCAGCGCCCGGTTCCCGCTCGGCACCGACCAGTTCGGGCGCCCGCTGCTCTCCCTGCTGATCTGGGGCTCCCGGATCTCCCTGACCGTCGGGCTGCTGGCCGCCGCGCTGTCGGTGGCCATCGGTACGCTGGTCGGTGTCCTCGCCGGACACTACGGCGGCTGGTTCGCCACCGTGGTCATGCGCGTCACCGACTGGTTCCTGGTGATGCCGACGCTCGTCCTCGCCATCGTGCTGGCCACCGTCATGTCCCGGTCGATCTGGACGGTGATCCTGGCGATCGGCGTCACCAGCTGGCCCACGACCGCCCGGCTCGTCCGCGCCCAGACCATCGCCGTCGAGTCCCGCCCGTACATCGAACGCGCCCGCGCGCTCGGCGGCGGGCACCGGCACATCATGACGCGCCACGTCCTGCCCAATGTGCTGCCGCTGGTGCTCGCCCAGACCACGCTCGGCATCTCCGCCGCCATCCTCACGGAGGCCACCCTCGCCTTCCTCGGCCTCGGCGATCCGGTCGTCGTCTCGTGGGGCGGCATGCTCCAGGACGCGCGCGAGGCCGGCGCCGTCTCCTCCGGGCACTGGTGGTACCTGGCGCCGCCCGGCCTCGCCATCGCGTGCGTCGCGCTCGCCTTCACGCTCTGCGGACGCGCCGTCGAGTCCGTACTCAACCCGAGGCGGGTGGTGTCCCGGTGA